The Fusarium oxysporum Fo47 chromosome II, complete sequence genome includes a region encoding these proteins:
- a CDS encoding uncharacterized protein (expressed protein), which yields MAKPWVSSHAHTQPNRQATKEKDQPADSTSKNRNSVRFSTYSMAPSLSPTVGTTDSAHAEIRDIATGLDRMENKALSSQRVTLTDEKTDTMSKLALGAKLERALDRRMSGQDAVMRPRGQSLNEKLSEKE from the coding sequence ATGGCTAAGCCGTGGGTCTCGTCGCACGCTCACACCCAGCCCAACCGTCAAGCCACCAAGGAAAAGGACCAACCCGCTGACTCTACCTCCAAGAACCGCAACTCCGTCCGCTTCAGCACCTACAGCATGGCTCCTTCGCTGTCTCCCACCGTCGGAACAACCGACTCTGCTCACGCCGAGATCCGCGACATCGCTACCGGCCTCGACCGCATGGAGAACAAGGCTCTCTCCTCCCAGCGCGTCACCCTAACCGACGAGAAGACAGACACCATGAGCAAACTCGCCCTCGGTGCTAAGCTCGAGCGTGCTCTCGACCGAAGAATGAGCGGCCAAGACGCTGTCATGCGACCTCGTGGCCAGAGCCTCAACGAGAAGCTCAGCGAAAAGGAGTAG